A stretch of the Bradyrhizobium arachidis genome encodes the following:
- a CDS encoding histone deacetylase family protein, which yields MKAVYTELHRSHDPQFFLVRGVVKRTTEQPERADRLLSGLKAGKHQLVEPTKFGQGPRARIHSPEYLSFLAEAWDAWTALGDSGPEMIGNIHPVRHAATYPTHIVGKLGWHTADTAAPIGPGTFAAACAATDVATTAAQLVMDGEDAVYALCRPPGHHAYRDMAGGFCFLNNSAIAAAHLRTKHERVAILDVDVHHGNGTQGIFYERPDVFTVSIHADPIAYYPYVWGYAHERGAGPGLGTNLNIPLPIGTGDDGYIQAMDLAKKAIDAFAPTALVVALGLDASEHDPLKGLAVTTPGFRRIGQALARMGLPTVLVQEGGYLSDILGQNLTSVLAGFEEAR from the coding sequence GTGAAAGCCGTTTATACCGAACTGCACCGCAGCCACGATCCGCAATTCTTCCTGGTCCGCGGCGTCGTCAAGCGTACCACCGAGCAGCCCGAGCGTGCCGACCGGCTGCTGTCGGGGCTGAAGGCGGGCAAGCACCAACTGGTCGAGCCGACCAAGTTCGGCCAGGGACCGCGGGCGCGCATCCATAGCCCTGAATATCTCTCTTTCCTCGCCGAGGCCTGGGACGCCTGGACTGCGCTCGGCGATTCCGGCCCGGAGATGATCGGCAATATCCACCCCGTGCGCCACGCCGCGACCTATCCGACCCATATCGTCGGAAAGCTCGGCTGGCACACCGCCGACACAGCAGCCCCGATCGGACCGGGCACCTTTGCTGCGGCGTGCGCGGCGACCGATGTCGCGACCACGGCGGCGCAGCTCGTCATGGATGGCGAAGACGCCGTCTATGCACTATGTCGGCCACCCGGCCACCACGCCTATCGCGACATGGCCGGTGGCTTCTGTTTCCTCAACAACAGCGCGATCGCGGCCGCGCATCTGCGCACGAAGCACGAGCGCGTCGCGATCCTCGATGTCGACGTCCATCACGGCAACGGCACGCAAGGCATCTTCTACGAACGCCCCGACGTCTTCACCGTGTCGATCCACGCCGATCCGATCGCCTATTATCCCTATGTGTGGGGCTACGCCCATGAGCGCGGCGCGGGCCCGGGCCTCGGCACCAATCTCAACATTCCCTTGCCGATCGGCACCGGCGACGATGGCTATATACAGGCGATGGATCTGGCGAAGAAGGCGATCGATGCGTTCGCGCCGACTGCGCTGGTCGTGGCGCTCGGCCTCGATGCGTCCGAGCACGATCCGCTCAAAGGACTTGCGGTGACGACGCCCGGCTTCCGCCGCATCGGTCAGGCGCTTGCGCGCATGGGCCTGCCGACCGTGCTGGTGCAGGAGGGCGGCTATCTCTCTGATATCCTCGGGCAGAATCTCACATCGGTGCTGGCGGGATTCGAAGAAGCGCGCTGA
- a CDS encoding gamma-glutamyltransferase, whose amino-acid sequence MPHQFSLAQSIRKPARRAKGGIVAAQSRRAAEVGAEVLAAGGDCIDAVIATTFALNVLEPWMSGMGGGGAMVLYRASDNRYEVIDYGMRAPQSLRIEDYPVTGQGAASDLFPWARVKDDRNLHGPGSIAVPGVVAGMEEAHRRHAKLPWKDLVAPAATIAGEGLLVDWWTTLMIASTAVDLRRYPASAETFLRDGLPPNAPWGIKAETRLPQPRLQTTLAHLATAGPRDFYQGDLARSIASDIKADGGSLSVEDLAAFRAHLREPLAIPYRGGNVYATPELTAGPTMAHALRLLQDKLKPDGAPDAAAYVEYANALQSAYRERLKDMGDADGKRSLGAEHLAPSCTTHFSVVDRHGNMAAVTQTLLSTFGSKYVTPHSGIPMNNGIMWFDPTPGTTNSLAPGKRCLGNYTPVLAETKDGKRLAVGASGGRRILPAVMQLVSFAMDFGMDLDAAIHQPRIDASEGAVVIGDARLPANARKALAASFDYEEAQVQTLPMKFACPSVVMREGDINSGAVDVFQPWSDAVVEG is encoded by the coding sequence ATGCCCCATCAGTTCAGCCTCGCCCAAAGCATCCGCAAACCCGCCCGCCGCGCCAAAGGTGGCATCGTCGCCGCGCAATCGCGCAGGGCGGCCGAGGTCGGTGCGGAGGTGCTGGCGGCGGGCGGCGATTGCATCGACGCGGTGATTGCGACCACCTTTGCATTGAACGTGTTGGAGCCGTGGATGAGCGGCATGGGCGGCGGCGGCGCGATGGTGCTCTATCGCGCCAGCGACAATCGCTATGAGGTGATCGACTACGGCATGCGCGCGCCGCAAAGCCTGCGCATCGAGGACTATCCGGTGACCGGCCAGGGTGCCGCCTCCGATCTCTTCCCCTGGGCGCGGGTGAAGGACGATCGCAATTTGCATGGTCCCGGCTCGATCGCGGTGCCCGGCGTCGTCGCCGGCATGGAAGAAGCGCACCGCCGCCACGCAAAACTGCCGTGGAAGGATCTGGTGGCGCCGGCCGCGACGATCGCCGGCGAAGGCCTGCTGGTCGACTGGTGGACGACATTGATGATCGCGAGCACCGCCGTCGACCTGCGGCGCTATCCCGCAAGCGCCGAGACGTTTTTGAGAGACGGCCTGCCGCCGAACGCACCCTGGGGTATCAAGGCGGAGACGCGGCTGCCGCAACCGCGATTGCAGACGACGCTGGCGCATCTCGCCACCGCAGGCCCGCGCGATTTCTACCAGGGCGATCTCGCCCGCAGCATCGCATCCGACATCAAGGCGGATGGCGGTTCGCTGTCGGTCGAGGATCTGGCCGCCTTCCGCGCGCATCTGCGCGAGCCGCTCGCGATCCCCTATCGCGGCGGCAACGTCTACGCGACGCCGGAGCTGACGGCGGGCCCGACCATGGCGCATGCTTTACGCCTATTGCAGGACAAGCTGAAGCCGGACGGCGCGCCCGATGCGGCGGCCTATGTCGAATATGCCAACGCGCTGCAATCGGCCTATCGCGAACGGCTGAAGGACATGGGCGATGCCGACGGCAAGCGTTCGCTCGGCGCCGAGCACCTCGCGCCGAGCTGCACCACGCATTTCTCCGTCGTCGACCGCCACGGCAACATGGCGGCGGTGACGCAGACCCTGCTCTCGACCTTCGGCTCGAAATATGTGACGCCGCATTCCGGCATTCCCATGAACAACGGCATCATGTGGTTCGACCCGACGCCGGGCACGACCAATTCGCTCGCACCGGGCAAGCGCTGCCTCGGCAACTACACGCCTGTCCTCGCCGAGACCAAGGACGGCAAGCGGCTCGCGGTCGGCGCCTCCGGCGGCCGGCGCATCCTGCCGGCGGTGATGCAGCTCGTCTCCTTTGCGATGGATTTTGGCATGGACCTCGACGCTGCGATCCATCAGCCGCGCATCGATGCCAGCGAGGGCGCGGTCGTGATTGGCGACGCGCGCCTACCGGCGAACGCACGCAAGGCGCTCGCCGCGAGCTTCGACTATGAGGAGGCGCAGGTGCAGACCCTGCCGATGAAGTTTGCCTGCCCAAGCGTCGTGATGCGCGAGGGCGATATCAACAGCGGCGCAGTCGACGTCTTTCAACCATGGAGCGATGCAGTCGTCGAGGGCTGA
- a CDS encoding DUF6894 family protein, translating to MVQVFFHCSNTDGMLIDRYGAAVSNLTEARDRAAQIMQSMIRTPGGEDWRDWVLHVSDDDGEEIFDLPFTSMLGRPH from the coding sequence ATGGTCCAAGTGTTTTTCCACTGTTCCAATACCGACGGCATGTTGATCGATCGCTACGGCGCAGCCGTATCGAACCTCACTGAGGCGCGCGACCGTGCCGCTCAGATTATGCAATCGATGATCCGGACGCCTGGCGGCGAAGACTGGCGCGACTGGGTGCTGCATGTCAGCGACGACGACGGCGAGGAGATTTTTGATCTCCCCTTCACGTCGATGCTTGGCAGGCCTCACTGA
- a CDS encoding LLM class flavin-dependent oxidoreductase: protein MTTPRLRIFPAISRNRDPSKYIGELMQVAEFADRNGFEGLLLFEGNDVFVEPWAMAQHIMANTERSSPLIAVNPVYMHPFTAVKFVSSFAQLYGRKVYLNMITGTAMSDLQGLGDDQSHGDRYVRLGEFVELMRQLLSSPRPVNFQGKFYTASNLQLRPRLATGLMPEFLIAGQSEAAQRVARETGCIKMQMLPPDLENGLNAPGMNFGIFAREGRDEARRAALLRFRDDPDNRELLTLTMGNTDSVWKRKLYEGQSAELHNNGYWLLPFLTFQADCPYLVGSYAEIGAKLKSFAAKGLTTIMLDMVSDEAEMQHVCKALATSGLF from the coding sequence ATGACGACACCGCGGCTTCGGATCTTTCCGGCGATTTCGCGCAACCGCGATCCCTCGAAATACATCGGCGAGCTGATGCAGGTCGCAGAATTCGCCGACCGCAACGGTTTTGAGGGTCTTTTGCTGTTCGAAGGCAACGACGTGTTCGTCGAGCCGTGGGCGATGGCCCAGCATATCATGGCGAACACCGAGCGGAGTTCGCCGCTGATCGCCGTCAACCCGGTCTACATGCACCCGTTCACGGCGGTAAAATTCGTCTCCTCCTTTGCACAGCTCTACGGCCGTAAGGTCTATCTCAACATGATCACGGGCACGGCCATGAGCGACCTGCAGGGGCTTGGCGACGACCAGTCCCATGGCGATCGCTACGTCCGGCTCGGCGAGTTCGTCGAGCTGATGCGGCAGTTGCTGTCGAGCCCGCGGCCGGTCAATTTCCAGGGCAAGTTCTACACGGCTTCCAATCTTCAGCTCCGCCCGCGGCTCGCGACCGGCCTGATGCCGGAATTTTTGATCGCCGGTCAATCGGAGGCCGCACAGCGCGTCGCAAGAGAGACCGGCTGCATCAAGATGCAGATGCTGCCGCCCGATCTCGAGAACGGCCTCAACGCACCAGGCATGAATTTTGGGATATTCGCGCGCGAGGGACGCGACGAGGCGCGGCGGGCGGCTTTGCTGCGCTTTCGCGACGATCCGGACAATCGCGAGCTCCTGACTCTAACGATGGGAAACACCGACTCGGTCTGGAAACGAAAGCTGTACGAAGGCCAGAGCGCAGAGCTTCACAACAACGGCTATTGGCTGCTTCCCTTCCTGACCTTCCAGGCCGACTGCCCCTATCTCGTCGGCAGCTACGCCGAGATCGGCGCGAAGCTGAAGAGCTTTGCCGCCAAGGGCCTGACCACGATCATGCTCGACATGGTGTCGGACGAGGCCGAGATGCAGCACGTCTGCAAGGCGCTTGCGACAAGCGGGTTGTTTTGA
- a CDS encoding sorbosone dehydrogenase family protein has translation MVATALGLASPASSEPVRRSGYAIGTESCGGGDLAFPRLQIDMKPGFCAGLVASEEDHLRFPRSIVQIPGRELFVVADMAGWGHMDGKLLLLDPRAAAGSRFKDLLTGLEYPFGLVIGPDKKLYASTADTIFRFDPLADNPRGTVETIIRHLPGVRITLPDGTKLQESAHPMKQFVFDRNGRLFVNVGSHSDDCITPAPITKPCAAAEGASALASIWLFTPPAGGVFPALKPNDANPPHEVYARGLRNSMALALHPQFPDPGYAFLQGENGRDLPDIFKPNEEINAIEPGKHYGWPYCYDLTTPSPEFRTVLQSGVYKNLCTANPLYKQPFSLLPPHGAPLGMLYYHGGKFPELEGKLLVGLHGYRPTGSRLLIYDVDERGFPRPSPPPVRYHVSCDAQPSRSFQTDAGEVAAAPFDELIAGWHRVNGARPQGAPVGMTVAEDGAIWLVEDKNKTVIRIDRAAGDPPAPLPCDTRSPALIDQLALFVARDAQNRDRLTSIRKGIVEKHCMGCHSDFGLKQGQSEADKDQAALRFMLGQDGWVYPGDPESGRLRTRLRGLGAEKLMPPGGENLPKTEPGYARLLDVADMLVARMIPGTRMRIKPGPPDRDFFSRTNKKCGEIPANKVVVVTQRSAVDRPGFSRFFRPADPFLNGDCTDDDGYYIRQELLVPVQ, from the coding sequence CTGGTCGCAACGGCGCTCGGCTTGGCGTCGCCGGCCTCGTCCGAGCCCGTGCGCAGGAGCGGTTATGCGATCGGCACCGAATCATGCGGCGGTGGCGATCTCGCCTTTCCCCGACTCCAGATCGACATGAAGCCGGGATTCTGCGCGGGCCTTGTCGCGAGCGAGGAGGACCATCTCAGGTTTCCACGCTCGATTGTCCAGATTCCGGGCCGCGAGCTGTTCGTGGTCGCTGACATGGCCGGCTGGGGTCACATGGACGGCAAGCTTTTGCTGCTCGATCCGCGCGCGGCCGCCGGCAGCCGTTTCAAGGACCTGTTGACCGGGCTCGAATATCCCTTCGGTCTCGTGATCGGTCCGGACAAGAAGCTCTATGCGTCCACTGCGGACACGATCTTCAGGTTCGATCCGCTTGCCGACAATCCGCGCGGCACGGTCGAGACTATCATCAGGCATTTGCCCGGCGTCCGCATCACGCTGCCGGATGGCACAAAGCTCCAGGAGAGCGCCCATCCGATGAAGCAATTCGTCTTCGATCGCAACGGCCGCCTGTTCGTCAATGTCGGATCGCACAGCGACGATTGCATCACGCCGGCGCCGATCACAAAGCCCTGTGCCGCGGCCGAAGGGGCCTCCGCGCTCGCGTCGATCTGGCTGTTCACGCCGCCCGCCGGCGGTGTCTTCCCGGCCCTCAAGCCGAACGATGCCAATCCGCCGCACGAGGTCTATGCGCGCGGCCTGCGCAACTCGATGGCGCTCGCGCTGCATCCGCAATTTCCTGATCCGGGCTACGCCTTCCTGCAAGGCGAGAACGGCCGCGATCTCCCCGACATCTTCAAGCCGAACGAGGAGATCAACGCAATCGAGCCGGGCAAGCACTACGGCTGGCCCTATTGCTACGATCTCACGACGCCGAGCCCCGAATTCCGCACCGTGCTGCAATCCGGCGTCTACAAGAATCTCTGCACCGCAAATCCGCTCTACAAGCAGCCGTTCTCGCTGCTGCCGCCGCACGGCGCGCCGCTCGGCATGCTCTATTATCACGGCGGCAAATTCCCCGAGCTCGAAGGCAAGCTGCTGGTCGGCCTCCACGGGTATCGCCCGACCGGCAGCCGGCTCCTGATCTACGACGTCGATGAGCGCGGTTTTCCCAGGCCGAGCCCGCCGCCGGTCCGCTACCACGTCAGTTGCGACGCGCAGCCGTCGCGCAGTTTTCAGACCGACGCCGGAGAGGTCGCGGCCGCGCCCTTCGACGAGCTGATCGCCGGCTGGCACCGCGTCAACGGCGCGCGCCCACAGGGAGCGCCGGTCGGCATGACGGTTGCGGAGGATGGCGCGATCTGGCTGGTCGAGGACAAGAACAAGACGGTGATCCGGATCGATCGCGCCGCCGGCGATCCGCCCGCGCCGCTGCCCTGCGACACGCGCAGCCCCGCACTGATCGATCAGTTGGCGCTCTTCGTCGCCAGGGACGCGCAAAACCGCGACCGGCTGACCAGCATCCGCAAGGGCATCGTCGAAAAGCATTGCATGGGCTGTCACTCGGACTTCGGTCTGAAGCAGGGCCAGTCCGAGGCCGACAAGGACCAGGCCGCGCTGCGCTTCATGCTGGGGCAGGACGGCTGGGTCTACCCCGGCGATCCCGAATCGGGCCGGCTGCGCACGCGGCTGCGTGGCCTCGGTGCAGAAAAGCTGATGCCGCCCGGCGGCGAGAACCTGCCGAAGACCGAGCCCGGTTACGCCCGTCTTCTCGATGTCGCGGACATGCTGGTCGCAAGAATGATTCCGGGAACGCGGATGCGCATCAAGCCCGGCCCGCCCGATCGCGATTTCTTCTCCAGGACCAACAAGAAATGCGGCGAAATACCGGCGAATAAGGTCGTTGTCGTGACACAAAGGAGCGCTGTAGACAGGCCCGGCTTCAGCCGGTTCTTCCGGCCGGCCGACCCTTTCCTCAACGGCGATTGTACCGACGACGATGGCTATTACATCCGGCAGGAACTTTTGGTGCCTGTGCAGTAG
- a CDS encoding arylamine N-acetyltransferase → MSNEFRLDDYLARIGYRGALKPDLATLAALHAAHVNTIPFEGMDPLLGRPVLLDLPSVQAKLVESRRGGYCFEQNALFRAALEQIGFAVTGLAGRVRWMAPPESPLGPKTHMLLKVDLAEGPYIADVGFGACLLDAPLRLATDVEQRTAMGTFRFDERDGRFWVNARQPAGWRTMYVFDLAPQLASDYELGSYFTATSSVTPFTSTLILERVAIDARYRLVNRRLIVEAREGEVRNERNIDSADELRQVLHEIFNVEAPTPIEDVFVRIKG, encoded by the coding sequence ATGTCGAATGAATTTCGGCTGGACGACTATCTGGCCCGGATCGGTTATCGCGGTGCGCTGAAGCCGGATCTGGCGACGCTCGCCGCCCTCCATGCGGCTCACGTCAACACGATTCCGTTCGAGGGCATGGATCCGCTGCTGGGCCGGCCGGTGCTGCTCGATCTTCCCTCGGTGCAGGCCAAGCTCGTCGAGAGCAGGCGCGGCGGCTATTGCTTCGAGCAGAACGCGCTGTTCCGGGCCGCGCTCGAACAGATCGGCTTTGCGGTGACCGGCCTTGCCGGGCGCGTGCGCTGGATGGCACCACCCGAGAGCCCGCTGGGGCCAAAAACCCACATGCTGCTGAAAGTCGATCTGGCTGAGGGGCCTTACATCGCCGATGTCGGGTTCGGTGCCTGCCTGCTCGATGCGCCGCTCCGGCTCGCAACCGATGTGGAGCAGCGGACCGCGATGGGCACGTTCCGCTTCGACGAAAGGGACGGCCGGTTCTGGGTCAATGCAAGGCAGCCCGCCGGCTGGCGCACCATGTACGTATTCGACCTCGCGCCGCAGCTTGCCTCCGACTACGAGCTTGGCAGCTATTTCACTGCGACGAGCTCGGTGACGCCCTTCACCAGCACCCTGATCCTGGAACGCGTCGCGATTGACGCGCGCTACAGGCTGGTGAACCGCCGCCTAATCGTCGAGGCCCGCGAAGGCGAGGTGCGAAACGAGCGCAACATCGACTCTGCCGACGAGCTGCGCCAGGTGCTGCATGAGATTTTTAACGTGGAAGCGCCGACGCCGATTGAGGACGTGTTCGTGAGGATCAAAGGCTAG
- a CDS encoding SMP-30/gluconolactonase/LRE family protein encodes MAITSGRNFWCLCSSVLVLIAASPPVIAASSSARAEQKLFEAAQVTPAGEYTFGIEGPAADLAGNLYVVNFSKPGTIGRLPAAGAASELFVDLPEGSVGNAIRFDREGTMFVADYKKHNILAIGRDGAEPTVWFHSDQMSQPNDITIARDGTIYASDPNWKGREGHIWRIAKAADGSVQGEIMAAPRAMGTTNGIDLSPDGKTLYVGESSSGQVWSYTIRGNELVDAKLVKSFEPNTIDGLRTDVGGRLFIARILKGTIALLRPNGMVEREIALKAKEPTNLAFGGKDGKTVFVTQRQGGFIESFRTDQEGREHCLQRGRC; translated from the coding sequence ATGGCTATTACATCCGGCAGGAACTTTTGGTGCCTGTGCAGTAGTGTCCTTGTTCTGATCGCTGCGTCACCGCCTGTGATCGCTGCGTCTTCGTCGGCGCGAGCCGAACAGAAACTGTTCGAAGCTGCGCAGGTGACACCCGCCGGTGAATACACCTTTGGCATCGAAGGTCCCGCGGCGGATCTCGCCGGCAATCTCTACGTCGTCAACTTCAGCAAGCCCGGCACGATCGGCCGGTTGCCCGCGGCGGGCGCGGCGTCCGAACTGTTCGTCGATCTTCCCGAGGGCAGCGTCGGCAATGCCATTCGCTTCGATCGCGAAGGCACGATGTTCGTGGCCGACTACAAGAAGCACAACATCCTTGCGATTGGACGCGACGGCGCCGAGCCGACGGTCTGGTTTCACTCCGACCAGATGAGCCAGCCGAACGACATCACCATTGCCCGCGATGGCACGATCTATGCGAGCGACCCGAACTGGAAGGGACGGGAAGGGCACATCTGGCGCATCGCCAAGGCGGCCGATGGTTCGGTCCAGGGCGAGATCATGGCCGCGCCGCGCGCCATGGGCACCACCAACGGCATCGATCTGAGCCCCGATGGCAAGACACTCTATGTCGGGGAATCCTCGAGCGGCCAGGTCTGGTCCTACACCATCCGCGGCAACGAGCTTGTGGATGCAAAGCTCGTCAAGAGCTTCGAGCCCAACACCATCGACGGCCTGCGCACCGACGTCGGCGGCCGTCTGTTCATCGCGCGCATCCTGAAGGGCACGATCGCGCTCCTCAGGCCGAACGGCATGGTCGAGCGGGAAATCGCCCTGAAGGCCAAGGAGCCGACCAACCTCGCCTTCGGCGGCAAGGACGGCAAGACCGTCTTCGTGACGCAGCGCCAGGGCGGCTTCATCGAGTCCTTCCGTACCGACCAGGAAGGCCGCGAGCACTGCCTCCAGCGCGGGCGCTGCTGA
- a CDS encoding enoyl-CoA hydratase-related protein, whose amino-acid sequence MAGVKQARDGTVGILTLNEPDRLNAMTPDLLGALAKAIAEMTADEGIRALVLTGEGRGFCSGQNLKASEALGEDIAAGVMRFYWPAFKALRECRVPVVVAVNGVAAGGGFSLAMAGDMIVAARSASFIQVFSRIGLVPDLGSTWLLPRLIGRQRALELMLFNEPLSAERAHAIGLVRQVVDDANLMEEALKLAHRLAVGPTRALVATRALIEASEHAGYEQQFRREIETQAVIRKSADALEGRNAFVEKRKAQFTGR is encoded by the coding sequence ATGGCTGGTGTGAAACAGGCGCGGGATGGGACGGTCGGCATCCTGACACTGAACGAGCCGGACAGACTCAACGCGATGACGCCCGACCTGCTCGGCGCGCTCGCAAAGGCGATCGCCGAGATGACGGCGGACGAGGGCATTCGTGCCCTGGTGCTGACCGGCGAGGGGCGCGGCTTCTGCTCCGGCCAGAATCTCAAGGCATCGGAGGCGCTCGGCGAGGACATCGCCGCCGGCGTGATGCGCTTCTACTGGCCAGCCTTCAAGGCTTTGCGCGAATGCCGCGTGCCTGTTGTGGTCGCCGTCAACGGCGTTGCGGCCGGCGGCGGTTTCAGCCTCGCGATGGCCGGCGACATGATCGTTGCCGCGCGCTCGGCAAGCTTCATCCAGGTGTTCAGCCGCATTGGCCTGGTGCCCGATCTCGGCTCGACGTGGCTGTTGCCGCGGCTGATCGGGCGGCAGCGCGCACTCGAACTAATGCTGTTCAACGAGCCGCTTTCGGCCGAGCGCGCCCACGCGATCGGCCTGGTGCGGCAGGTCGTCGACGATGCGAACCTGATGGAAGAAGCGCTCAAGCTCGCCCATCGTCTTGCCGTGGGGCCGACCCGGGCGCTAGTCGCAACCCGCGCGCTGATCGAGGCGAGTGAGCACGCGGGCTACGAGCAGCAGTTCCGCCGCGAAATCGAGACGCAGGCCGTCATCCGCAAAAGCGCCGACGCCCTCGAAGGCCGCAACGCCTTCGTCGAAAAGCGCAAGGCGCAGTTTACCGGACGCTAA
- a CDS encoding FAD-binding oxidoreductase, with translation MTAPARLPLPPSLYADTAVAPVATPPLDTDKNVSVAIIGGGYTGLSTALHLAEQGVEALVLEAQEPGWGASGNNGGHTNPGLKHDPDQIEADFGTELGRRMIEFSYGTTNFTHDLIRRYQIPCEARQNGTLRAAYNEASAAGIEKTAEQCIRRGMPVTLLKGDQLREITGTDRYLCAMFDARGGDLHPLSYARGLARAAMSAGAKVHGETPALSLRREGGRWRIETPRAIVHAEKVLLATNGFTDDLWPALRRTIVPVFSSIAATAPLSDEVVRTIMPTRSVLYESGHITVYYRIDQRNRLLMGGRGPMRWINSPSDVAYLMRYAERLWPQLKGVAWTHGWNSRLAITKDHYPHVHEPAEDILISLGCNGRGVALSTAMGSQLARRLIGGAKAELDMPITGIKPIPLHAFWPVGATTAVIAGRVRDRLGI, from the coding sequence ATGACCGCGCCCGCCCGCCTTCCGCTGCCGCCTTCGCTCTATGCCGACACTGCCGTTGCGCCGGTGGCGACGCCGCCACTCGATACGGACAAGAACGTTTCGGTCGCTATCATCGGCGGCGGCTACACCGGACTTTCCACCGCGCTGCATCTGGCGGAGCAGGGTGTCGAGGCTCTCGTGCTGGAGGCGCAGGAGCCGGGATGGGGCGCCTCCGGTAACAATGGCGGCCACACCAATCCCGGGCTGAAGCACGACCCCGACCAGATCGAGGCCGACTTCGGCACCGAGCTTGGTCGTCGCATGATCGAGTTCTCCTATGGCACGACCAATTTCACCCACGATCTGATCCGCCGCTACCAGATTCCTTGCGAGGCGCGGCAGAACGGCACCTTGCGCGCCGCTTATAACGAGGCGAGCGCCGCAGGCATTGAGAAGACCGCCGAGCAATGCATCCGCCGCGGCATGCCGGTGACGCTGCTGAAAGGCGACCAACTGCGCGAGATCACCGGCACCGACCGCTATCTCTGCGCCATGTTCGACGCGCGCGGCGGCGATCTGCATCCCCTGAGCTACGCCCGTGGCCTTGCGCGCGCGGCGATGTCGGCGGGCGCAAAGGTCCATGGCGAGACGCCGGCGTTGTCGCTCCGTCGTGAAGGCGGCCGCTGGCGTATCGAGACGCCGCGCGCGATTGTGCATGCGGAAAAGGTGCTGCTCGCGACCAACGGCTTTACCGACGATCTCTGGCCTGCGCTCCGCCGCACCATCGTGCCGGTGTTCTCCTCGATCGCCGCCACCGCGCCGCTGTCGGATGAGGTTGTCCGCACGATCATGCCGACGCGCTCGGTGCTCTACGAGAGCGGCCACATCACCGTCTATTACCGCATCGACCAACGCAATCGCCTCCTGATGGGCGGGCGCGGGCCGATGCGCTGGATCAACTCGCCGTCCGACGTCGCCTATCTCATGCGCTATGCGGAGCGGCTGTGGCCGCAGCTCAAAGGCGTCGCCTGGACCCACGGCTGGAACAGCCGGCTCGCCATCACCAAGGACCACTATCCGCATGTGCATGAGCCCGCGGAAGACATCCTGATCTCGCTCGGCTGCAACGGCCGCGGCGTCGCGCTGTCGACTGCGATGGGCAGCCAGCTCGCCCGCCGCCTCATCGGCGGCGCCAAGGCTGAGCTCGACATGCCCATCACAGGCATCAAGCCGATCCCGCTGCACGCCTTCTGGCCGGTCGGGGCGACCACCGCCGTGATCGCCGGCCGCGTGCGCGACAGGTTGGGGATATGA